One genomic segment of Acanthochromis polyacanthus isolate Apoly-LR-REF ecotype Palm Island chromosome 9, KAUST_Apoly_ChrSc, whole genome shotgun sequence includes these proteins:
- the LOC110955620 gene encoding inhibin beta C chain has protein sequence MLRSHLLLQPISCMPLLLLLLLVSTSGEGRPHVAHEGTPYVDRVDSQRALLLEAVKMGILNSLGLDSEPRPTRKASEQELRTMYELYREKLREMRGNSSQPVGETRRSTMSTVLFPVKDLKVLRRRKHSKSGHHMQWYRAVFHKNPNIQTELSLARAQLKISWQILDRLTPALSKIKVKVNRRKPTVHTYTDSVVQTNVSSSEDVILDISTEVETWMNADIRSLVVDVGMVVADRDALNLNPTISLELGLQQPNMPAQRSRSRRSNKEDECDERGWCCRKSVTVSFKDIGWADWVVAPDEYMMHFCDGSCPHNYKPASMHTQVKSRLHQVSNGATPRPCCVPAAYEPLVLMHYDSRGKLKLTPFNDLIVSKCHCA, from the exons ATGCTCAGATCACACCTGCTCCTTCAGCCCATCTCCTGcatgccgctgctgctgctgctgctgcttgtctcCACCTCAGGGGAAGGCCGGCCTCACGTGGCCCATGAAGGCACACCTTATGTGGACAGGGTGGACAGCCAGAGGGCGCTCCTTCTGGAGGCGGTGAAGATGGGGATCCTCAACTCATTAGGTTTGGACAGTGAGCCCAGGCCGACCCGAAAGGCCTCGGAGCAGGAGCTGAGGACGATGTACGAGCTCTATAGGGAGAAACTGAGAGAGATGAGAGGGAATTCAAGTCAGCCAGTGGGGGAAACAAGGCGATCCACCATGTCTACTGTGCTCTTTCCAG TGAAAGATCTCAAAGTGCTTCGGAGGAGAAAACACTCAAAGTCAGGTCATCACATGCAGTGGTACAGAGCTGTTTTCCACAAGAACCCAAACATCCAGACTGAACTGAGTCTCGCTCGCGCACAGCTGAAGATTTCCTGGCAGATTTTAGACAGACTCACTCCAGCTCTGAGTAAGATTAAAGTTAAAGTCAACAGGAGGAAGCCGACTGTCCACACATACACGGACTCTGTGGTTCAGACTAATGTCTCGAGCAGTGAGGACGTGATACTGGACATCAGCACTGAGGTGGAGACGTGGATGAACGCTGATATTCGGTCCCTGGTTGTGGATGTTGGGATGGTTGTTGCAGACAGAGACGCTCTCAATCTAAATCCAACCATTTCTCTGGAGTTAGGCCTCCAGCAGCCCAACATGCCTGCTCAGAGGTCGAGGTCGCGTCGCTCCAACAAGGAAGACGAGTGCGATGAACGAGGATGGTGCTGCAGGAAGTCGGTTACTGTGTCCTTCAAAGACATTGGCTGGGCAGACTGGGTGGTGGCTCCCGACGAGTACatgatgcatttttgtgacGGCAGCTGCCCCCACAACTACAAGCCGGCGAGCATGCACACGCAGGTCAAGTCTCGGCTGCACCAGGTCAGCAATGGAGCGACGCCTCGGCCCTGCTGTGTGCCGGCGGCCTACGAGCCCTTGGTGCTTATGCATTACGACAGCAGGGGAAAGCTGAAACTGACTCCTTTCAACGACCTCATTGTCAGTAAATGTCACTGTgcctaa